Proteins encoded by one window of Halobaculum sp. MBLA0147:
- a CDS encoding ArsR/SmtB family transcription factor, which translates to MGLLGERPELTIDRDEDPRLLCLDDEYTEEVLRQLSSETSQAVFRAVNEEPLSAQDVAEELDMSVQNAMYHLDNLEETGLITVLDTHYSKRGREVDVYGPPDQPLLVFLGPSRDWPGLTAAFKEFVSAVGPVAIPLAIAQLLSRLLGADE; encoded by the coding sequence ATGGGGCTACTCGGAGAACGACCGGAACTCACGATTGACCGTGACGAAGACCCACGACTGCTTTGTTTAGATGACGAGTACACCGAGGAAGTACTTCGACAACTCTCCTCGGAGACGAGCCAAGCGGTGTTTCGCGCGGTGAACGAGGAACCGTTGTCGGCACAAGATGTCGCGGAGGAACTGGATATGTCGGTTCAAAATGCGATGTACCATCTGGATAACCTCGAAGAAACGGGGTTAATAACGGTGCTGGACACACACTACTCCAAGCGAGGCCGAGAAGTGGACGTTTACGGACCGCCGGATCAACCGCTGTTGGTCTTTCTGGGGCCCTCACGAGACTGGCCCGGACTTACTGCCGCGTTTAAAGAATTCGTCAGTGCCGTCGGCCCGGTTGCGATTCCGTTGGCGATTGCACAACTCCTGAGCCGTCTGCTGGGTGCCGACGAGTGA